In Dromiciops gliroides isolate mDroGli1 chromosome 4, mDroGli1.pri, whole genome shotgun sequence, one DNA window encodes the following:
- the CTSK gene encoding cathepsin K, with translation MWGFSILLLLLPLLVSSALYPEETLDTQWKLWKKSYGKEYNSKVDEISRRLIWEKNLKYISAHNLEFSLGLHTFELAMNHLGDMTSEEVVQKMTGLKVPLSRSQNNDTLYIPDWEGRTPDSIDYRKKGYVTPVKNQGQCGSCWAFSSVGALEGQLKKKTGKLLNLSPQNLVDCVSKNDGCGGGYMTNAFQYVQENRGIDSEDAYPYIGQDENCMYNPTGKAAKCRGYREIPEGSEKALKRAVARVGPVAVAIDASLSSFQFYSKGVYYDENCNSDNLNHAVLAVGYGIQRGTKHWIIKNSWGEQWGNKGYILMARNKNNACGIANLASFPKM, from the exons ATGTGGGGTTTCAGCATCCTGTTGCTGTTGCTGCCATTGTTGGTGAGTTCTGCTTTGTACCCAGAGGAGACATTAGATACACAGTGGAAGCTGTGGAAGAAATCCTATGGAAAAGAATATAACAGCAAG GTGGATGAGATCTCTCGACGTCTGATTTGGGAAAAGAATCTGAAATACATTTCTGCCCACAACCTGGAATTTTCTCTTGGTCTTCACACATTTGAGCTGGCTATGAACCATTTGGGAGACATG ACCAGTGAGGAGGTGGTACAGAAGATGACTGGACTGAAGGTGCCCCTGTCTCGCTCCCAGAACAATGACACCCTCTATATCCCTGACTGGGAGGGCAGAACCCCTGATTCCATCGACTACAGAAAAAAGGGATATGTCACCCCCGTGAAAAATCAG GGTCAATGTGGCTCCTGCTGGGCCTTCAGTTCTGTGGGTGCCTTGGAAGGCCAACTCAAGAAGAAGACTGGTAAACTCCTCAACCTGAGCCCCCAGAACCTTGTGGACTGCGTGTCCAAAAATGATGGCTGTGGTGGGGGCTACATGACCAATGCCTTCCAATATGTGCAGGAGAACCGGGGTATAGACTCTGAAGATGCTTACCCTTACATTGGACAG GATGAAAATTGCATGTACAACCCGACTGGCAAGGCAGCAAAATGCCGAGGGTACCGAGAGATCCCTGAAGGGAGTGAGAAAGCCTTGAAAAGGGCAGTGGCCAGAGTGGGACCTGTTGCCGTTGCAATCGATGCAAGCCTGTCCTCTTTCCAGTTCTATAGCAAAG GTGTGTATTATGATGAAAACTGCAACAGTGATAACCTCAACCATGCAGTGCTGGCTGTGGGATACGGGATTCAAAGGGGCACCAAACATTGGATCATCAAAAACAG CTGGGGAGAGcagtggggcaacaagggttataTCCTGATGGCCCGGAACAAGAACAACGCCTGTGGCATTGCCAACCTGGCCAGCTTCCCCAAGATGTGA